Part of the Rhodobacteraceae bacterium M385 genome is shown below.
CGTTGACGTTGCCATCCACATCCACCTCCATGAACGACAGAAAGGATACGTCGAACCCGCCGCCCTGGAAGTAGCTAAACTGCTGCGGGGACGGCACAAACGCATCGGCGTTCGAGGCGCAGCCAAAGGCGAACCCGGTCAGGGGCATCCCGCCGACGGCGCCTTGTTCGATGGCCCAAGTGACGGCGTCATGGGCGCCTTCTTCCAGCAGAACACGGGGCACCATGGCCGAGATGCCGAAGCCGAGGTTGGCGGTCATGCCGCGCTTCAGCTCCATCGCGGCACGGCGGGCGATGATCTTTTCAACGCCGTGCTCTGCCAAGGCGAAGCTGTCCCACGGGCGCATGACCTCTCCGCTGATCGCGGGATCATAGGGGGTTTCCGTGGTCTGTTTCTGATCCGCGTCGACCACGATCATATCCACCATATGCCCCGGCACGTGCACATCGTGGGGCCGCAAGCTGCCCGCCGCTGTCACGCGCTTGACCTGCGCAATGACCAAACCGCCGTGGTTGCGCGTGGCAATCGCCTGATCCAACCCGCCCAGATACGCGCCTTCGTGTTCATAGGTCAGGTTGCCGTTTTCGTCGGCCGTGGTGGCGCGGATGATGGCCACATCAGGCACGATATTGGGGAAGTGCAGCCAGGTGTCGCCCGCGAAATCTACACGGCTCACGATTGGCGCGGCCTCGGCGCGGGCGTTCATGGCGCAGCCCTCGCGGATCGGGTCCACGAAGGTCTCTAGCCCCACTTGGGTCAACACGCCGGGACGGCGCGCGGCCACGTCGCGGTGCATGTCAAAGAGGATGCCCGAGGGCACGTTGTAGGCCGCAACGCGGTCCTCTACCACCATCTGCCAGATCGCGGGCATCGGCAGGGACGACGGCCCCGAGGGGTAGCTGCCGCCAATAATCCGCGCCAGCAAGCCGTCCTTGGCGATGTGGTCCACACCTTTCACGCCATACATGTCCCCCGCCGCGATGGGGTGTAGTGTCGTCAGGTTACGCGGGGCGCCCTCCGCATCGAACCGTGCGCCGATGGCTTGCAAAACCGCATCGGGGCAGCCGAGCGCAGAGCTGGAAGACACGGTCACCACCGCGCCGTCCTTGATCCGGGCGGCCGCTTGCGCTCCTGTGACAACCTTCGACATCTCAGACACCGCCGTAGTCAACGGCAGTACGCTGGCCGGTTTCGGCGGCCTTTGCGACAGCCTCCGCCACAGCAAGGGATTTGACCCCATCCACCCCATCAGCCGAGGGGCGGCCCTCACCGGCGCAGGCCTTGATGAAAAGGTTCACGGCACGGTCATAGAGGCCGTGGGTCGCGTATTCGACGGCTTGCTCCCCACCCTCAAACCGCAAGGTGACCTCGCCCACCGGCTGCTGCGTCATGACGCCCCGCGCGATGATCGAGCCTTCGGTGCCATGCACCTCGATCCCCGATCCGGCGAAGCGGTGAGTGAAGCTTTCGTGGGTATGCACCATCGCCCCCGAAGGCATGGACCAGACCGACATGGCGCTATCTTCCACCCCTTGCCCCATGCCGCTAGCGGTTTTCATGGCGACCACATCCACCGGGTCTTCGCCCAGATGGAAGCGCACGGTATCGGCGTCGTGGACGGTGATATCGGGGATGACGCCACCGCCAGCGGCGGGATTGTCGATGCGCCAGCCTTGCAGGTGGGGCGGCAGGTGGACGGCGTGGAAGACGCGCACGGACAAGACGGTGCCGATGCGGCCCGTTTCGATCAATTCGCGGATCGCCAGATGGCTGCCGGCGTTGCGCAGGTGGTGGTTGGTGCCAAAAGTAACGCCCGCCGCTTGCGCTGCGTTCACCATGGTCACGGCATCGGCGGCGCTCATCGCGAGAGGCTTTTCACACAGCACATGCTTGCCCGCCTTGATCGCGGCCATAGCCTGCGGCAGGTGCTTTTCGTTGGTGGTAGAGATGTAGACCGCATCGACGCCGTCCATTGCCGCGTCCAGATCCGTGACGCCTTTGCCGATGCCGTGCTCCGCCGCATAGCTTACGGCGCGATCCGCGTTAGAGCTGAGGACCGTTGCCGCCTCTCCACCCGAGGCACGGATGGCCCCGATCATATGCTCCGCCGCGATGGTGCTCGCTCCGATCAATCCCCAACGCATGATGTTCTCCCGACAAAATTGGAACGTTCCTATTGTGGAATAATTGGAACGTTCCACGAGCCATGTCAAGGCACAGTCAGGGCAGTTTAGGGGTTGGCGCAGCTTAGGCCCGTCTCAAGGTCGAACAGATGCGCGGCAGAGGCGTCAATCTCGACCTGAAGCGTGGTCTTGGCCTGAATATCCACCTGACCGGGAAGCTGCATGGCAAAATCATCCGATCCTGACACAGCCCCGTAAACGAAGGTCTCTGTGCCCAATTGCTCCACCGCGCGCACTTCCAGGGGCACGCCTTTGCCGTCGGCGGGGTTGGTATGGCTTGGGCGCACGCCCAGTTCCACCGTCTGACCGGGACGGGTGTTGAAACGGCTCTGGTCCAACGCCACAAACGCCCCGCCATCGGAGACGAACATGCCGTTCTCGCCCATCGCGCCGCGGATGAAGTTCATTTTGGGAGAACCGATGAAACCCGCCACAAAGCGGTTCGCAGGGGCGTTGAACAGCTCGAGCGGGGGGCCAAATTGTTCTAGGCGCCCCGCCCGCAACACGGCGATCTTGTCGGCCATGGTCATGGCTTCCACTTGGTCATGGGTCACGTAAACCATCGTGTTTCCAAGGCGTTGATGAAGTTCACTGATCTCGCCCCGTGTGGCGACGCGCAGTTCCGCGTCGAGGTTCGACAACGGCTCATCAAACAGGAACACGCGCGGCTCCCTTACCACGGCGCGACCGATCGCGACGCGCTGGCGCTGGCCGCCCGACAGTTGGCCGGGGCGGCGGTCGAGGTAGTCGTCGATTTGCAGCATGCGGGCGGCTTCACCGACGCGGGCGTCAATCTCGGCGCGGTCCATGCCGATGTTTTCCAGCCCGAACGACAGGTTATTGCGCACGGACATATGCGGATAAAGCGCGTAGCTTTGAAACACCATCGCCAGCCCGCGTTTGGAGGCGGGCACATTGTTGAGCACCTCATCATCAATGGCAATCTCGCCCGATGTGATCGGCTCCAGCCCCGCGATCATCCGCAAGAGCGTGGATTTCCCGCAGCCCGAGGGGCCGACGAAAACGCAGAACTCGCCGGATTTCACGGTGATATCGACGCCGTGGATGACCTCCACCTCGCCGTAGGCTTTCTTCACATTGCGCAGTTCTAACAGGGCCATGGTTTAACTTTCTATGCGCTATCGCTTCGCTACTTGAGCGCGCTCACTTCATGCCGGTATTCGCGATACCGGTGGTGATATATTTTTGGAGGAACACGAAAACGAGCGTCGTGGGGATCAGCGACACGACCGTCATCGCAAGACGGTAGTGTTCCTGGCTGATATGCTCGCCCCGGAATTCCAGCAGACACAGCTGGATGGTGTAGGCATCGGTATTGGTGGCGATGGCGACCATGGGAATAATCAGGTCATTCCAGCGCCAAATCACGCTAAGAATACCAAGCGCCGCGATAGCCGGAAGCGCCAAGGGCAACACGATCCGCCAGTAGACTTTCCATTCCGAGGCCGAGTCCATCCGCGCGGCCTCTAGCAGCTCATCGGGAATCGTCAGCATGTATTGACGCAGAAGGAACACGCCCGCGGGCGTGGCCGCGCCGGGGATGATAACCCCCCATATGCTGCCCGACAGACCTGTTGCGTTGATCGCCTTGAAGACCCCCACAAGGGTGATCGTGGCGGGCACCATCAGGGTCGCAAGGATCACCACAAGGAACAGGGTCTGGCCCTTGAAGGTGTATTTTGACAGCGCGAAAGCGGCCATGGAGTTGATAAGCAGCGTCATCAATGTGGCGATGACCGTGACAAGGACCGAGTTGGTGATGCAGGTCGCGAAGTCCACGTTGACGCCATAAGCGGTACCGGTCAGCGGCTCGATGTAATTGCCCCAAGAGGGCGCGATGGTACGGTTGGCGGTGACACTTTCCGCAGGCAGGCGCACGACTTGGCTGGCGTCGCCATTAACCGCACGACCGGGGAAGAAGGCAGAGGAGGCGTTAGGATTGGGGATCGCCCATTCCATGACCTCTCCGGTGTCAGGATGGGGCGCGGTCACAAGGGCTTGGGTGACGATGCGGTTGGGCTGATAGGGATCAACCCCCAGATATTCGAGGATCAACCGCGCCTGATCGGGAGAGAGCGACCCGGCGACAGCGTCCAGATCAAACGCCTCTCGCGCCTGCGGTGTCAGCGCGCTGTAGCGGTTCAGCCATTCTGGCAACCCCTCCTCGGCAATTTGCCTCCTCGCAGCTGCGGAGACTTGGCCGAGGTGCGAGCGTAGGGCGTAAAGTGGGTTGCCCTCAAAATCCGCCAGAAAGCCGCTCACATCTTCGGCAGCTTGTTCGTCGGCGCTCAGGTCCGACCAGTTCAGCACCCAATCGGGCAGATCCGCGATGATAAATATCTCTCGTCCATCGGGGCCATTCACGGTGGCCCGCGCCACACGGTCAAAGTCGCCGGGCAGTAGGGAAAGGTCTTGGCTTTCGATCTGGAACTGAGACTTGACGGAGTTCAGTCCAAGCCAAACCACGGGTACAAGGATGATCAGGAAGCCGAAAATCAGGTAGGCGTAGGACAGCCAATCAGTCCAACTCAGCTTGGCGCGCCCGTTGGTGCGCGACAGGAAGTCCCAGAGGGCGGTCATCGGGCGTTCCTTCCGCTGAGGAAGATTTGGATGATCGAGAAGATCGCCAACGCGCCCGCAACGATAAGCGACGCCGTGGCCGCAATGCCAAGCCCGTTGGGCGTCGGGTTCCCGCGCAGACCTGCGGTCTCGAAGATGTAGGCAACGATGGAGATCCAGCCGACCTGCATGGCATAAAGCTCCTCAAACGCTTGGAATGCCTTGATAAGCGACAAGACGGTGACGACCAGAAGCGTGGGCATCAACAGCGGCAGGGTGATCTTCCGCAACACGCGCCACGGGGAGGCGCCGTCCATCTCGGCGGCTTCATAAAGGTCCGAGGGGATCGCTTGCAGACCCGCCAGAAGGATCAGCATGTAGAAGCCCAGATGCGCCCATGTGAACACGAAAACGGACCAGAACATCGTCCACGCAGGGTCCACCAGCCATTGGATCGGCTCCTCGATCCAGCCCCATTCCATCAGGGTGATCGACAGCACGCCTTGGCGTTTCAAAATCAGCGTCCACAGGAAGCCGACTACGACAGGCGACAGCATGACGGGGTAAAAGAAGATCGAGCGCCACAAGCCACGGGCCACGATATCGCGGTTCAGCACCAGCGCGGTAATCAGCGAAAACAGCACCATGATCGGCACCTGAAAGATCACGAACACGCTTGTGTCCATGACGGCGCGGTAGAATTGGTCGTCCTCAAGATTTGGATTGCCGGTATCAATCTGCGTTTCAGCCAACAGACGTTGCCAGTTATCCGTGCCGGCAAAGGGGCGATCCGCGAAATTGATGGATTGGCCCTCGGTCACCGAGAAGCCCACGTTAATGAACAGCGGCGCGAAGGTGAAAACGCCGAAAACCAATAGGTTAGGAAGAAGAAAGAGATACGGCAGAGGCCCATGGCCGCGCATCTTTTGGGCCAGCTCGATCGGCCAGCCAAGAATGGCCATCGCCCGAGAGCCGAGAGTGCCGGAGGGGCGGGCAATGACCGCCCCCACGATTAGATAAACAAGGAAAGCCAAGGGCCAGGACGAACCTGCGAAGGCATTCTCAATCGCCGTCCACATCGGCCTGACCCTTACCTAGCCTTATTCCGCGATCTGCGCGGCGACGTCCGCGTCGATGGCTGCCAGAGCGTCCTCAAGGGTGGATTCACCGGTGATGACCTGCGTGATGTAGTCCGGCACAACGCCGTAGATCACGAAGTTCTGGGCGTAGCCTTGGAACGTAAAGGCCTGCGGTGTGGTTTCAGCCGCGGTGCCGATGGATGCCGCGAAGGTGGACAGCGCTTGCGCTACCGCCGGGTCCGCATCGCCATAATCAACGCCAGATGCCTGAAGGCCCGCGTGCGCCGTGATGGAGGAGGTTTCAGCCGCGAAACGGGCGGTGTTTTCCTCGGACGCGAAGTGGGCGATCAGGCCCGCTGCTGCCTCGGGCACATCGGTAGAGTTGAACGCCACAATGCCCGCGCCGCCAGGCATAGCGCCACAGCCGCCAGGACCGCAGGGCGCAGGGACGGCGCGCCACTCAAAGTCCGTGATGTTCTCAGCGTAGTTACCGATCATCCAAGACCCCGACATATGCATCGCAACGGAGCCAGACAGGAACAGAGGTGCCGCGTTGCGGTAGGCCGTGCCGGTGCCAGCGGGCCAACCGTCGGCGGGCATCAGGCCGCTTTCGTGCCAACCCACAAAGGTTTCCGCGTAGGTGGCGAAACCTTCATCCACAAGGATCGGAGCGCCGCTTTCGTCAAAGAAAGCAGCACCATAGGAGAACGCAGGCCCCGCCCAACGATGCGCGGTGCGGTCCATTGCGAAGGCCGCATCCATGCCGAGTGTTTCTTGCACTTCGCCAAGGGCAACCATCCATTCATCCCATGTGGCGCCGTTGCCGGGGATGTCTACGCCTGCGTCATCGAACATGGTGACGTTGATGAAAGGGCCGGTAACTGTCAGCTCGGTCGGCCAACCGTAGATACCGTTATCCTCACCGCCGGGGGCGCGATACCAAGGCAGAACCGCACCGTAGGCGGCCTCCATATAGTCAGCGTCCACATAGGGCGTCAGGTCCAAATAATACTGGTTCAAACCGCCCAAGTTAGTCACACGGGCCACGTCAGGTGCGGCGTCTGTTTGCAACTGGTTTTCCAACTGGTCGCGGACGATTTCGTAACCGACAACTTCCATCGTTACCGTGTGGCCCGAGGCAGCCTCATAATCGGCGGCAATCGCGCCAAGAACGTCGCATTCGTTGCCATTTTGGTAGCAAAGGAAGCTAACTTCATCAGCAGAAGCCGTGCCCGCCGCCATCAAGGCAGTCGCAGCACAAGTAAGCCGCAGTGTGTGCAGTTTGGTCATTGGAATCCTCCCATAGAGTCCATCTGGTGGTACTGTATTCTTAGTCTTTTGCGTGACGATAGAAGACATGCGCGGCCCCCGTCCACAGGTTATCGAAGCGCCTATTTTTGAGGCGCAAGGCGGAGCGTGACGCAGATATAACAATCCCCCCATTCAGGGCCGTTTGGCTCAGCAGAGAGGCTTCAGGGGTATATCAATGGTATATCAATTTGATTTCAACGATTTTGCGCATAGGGCCTATTTTCCGCCGATTTCGCCCAAACGCGATTCGTCCGCGCCTAGAGGTCGGGTTTTGACAGCACCAAAAGCGCGCGGCGCAGGGCGTCCATTTCGGCGGGATCAAGACGCGCCACCAGCTTCGCATCGAAGCCTTCTGCGGCGCGGCACAAATCCTCGAACGCGGTGTTTCCGGCCGGAGTCAGGGACAGAACCTCGATCCGGCGATCGGCGTCACTGGGGCGACGGGTCAGGAAGCGTTTCTCGGTCAATGCAGCCACCGCACGGCTGACCTTGGTTTTGTGGATCGAGGCCCGTTCGCAAATCTGCTTTGCCGATAGCTCGCCGTAGCATCCCAGATGAAACAACACCCGCCATTCGGTCCGCAACATCCCGTAACGCGACCGGTAGTAGGCCTGAAATTCCCGGCTCGATGCCTCGGCCGCTTGGTTCAGCAGGTAGGGAAGGAATCGCGACGGGTGGAAGGCTTGCTCGGTCATGGGAATGGATTACCAGCAGATCGGTTTAAAGGCGACTGCCCGCGGCCAAGGCGCTGCACGGGCAGCAAATGGAGGCACCCCAGCGAAACAAGGACCACTCGGGACAATTTTAGTCGGAGTGTCGTGGAAAGTCTCAATTTCCCCAAATCCAATCACAGTTTTGACCCAGCCTAGGCCCCGTTTGCGCCATCTGAATGATGGAGAAAGGCTTAACGCCGCGCAAAGAGCGGCCCGTACCCAAACAAGGAGACACAGAATGTTGGAAACAACAGATTACACCGCGCCACTGCCCGTCTTTCCGGCAATGGAAATGACCGAAGTGGCGAACACCGCCAAGCCCGCGCCCACGCACGGACCCTATGATTGGGCCGCGGATGCCTACGGCGCAGATAGCTTCGTTTTCCGCGCCCCTGCAAAAGCGGTGGCCGGACAGTAAAAAGGCGCCGGCCCGCATCCGGGCCAACGCCTGTTTTTAATCCGCTACTGCCTGACGGCTGCTTGAGCGGGGTTGTTTATACGCTACCGCCTTCGGCTGCTTGAGCGTTTTCTATGCGCTACCGCCTGACGGCTGCTTGAGCACCTTTTTATGCGCTACCGCCTTCGGCTGCTTGAGCGCCTTTCTATGCGCTACCGCCTTCGGCTGCTTGAGCGCTAGCTCTTCCCCTTCCAAGGCACGAGTTTGTTCTCGGCCATGCGCATCAAGATATCGATGCCGAAGCCGATCATGCCGATCAGGATGATGCCCAAGATCACGATATCCGTAAGCTGGAACCGCGAGGCGACCATGATCATCATGCCAGCCCCCTGCACCGCCGCCACAAGTTCTGCGGCCACAACCGTGCCCCAACACACGCCCATCGCAACACGAGCGCCGGTGAAGATTTCGGGCAGGGAGTTCGGGATAATCACGTGGCGCATGATTTGCGTTTTGTTGGCCCCCAGCGAATAGGCCGCGTGGACCTTTGACAGGTTAACGCCGGACACGCCGGAACGCGCGGCAATTGCCATGATCCAAAGGGCAGCAAGGAACAGCAGCACGACCTTGCCGTTTTCACCGATACCGGCCCAGATGATAACCAGTGGGATCAGTGCAAGCGGCGGCACCGGGCGCATGAATTCCACGATGGGATCAAACCAGCCCCGTGCCCAGTTGGATAGGCCCATGGCATAGCCCAATGGAATGCCGACCAAAGCGCCCAGAAGGAAGCCCACGACAACACGGTAGAGCGAGAAGCCCAAGTGTTCCCAAAGCGAATAGTTGCGGAAACCCTCGCATCCGGTGAAGTTGCTCCACCGCTCTGACACGGGAACGCCGCGCTCCCAAAACTTGTTGATGCAGCTGATTTCCAGGAACCGGTTGAAGACGTCCTCTGGCGGCGGAAGCCAGATCGGCTCCATCTGGATGCCCTGCGCGGGAGAGATGTTGATCGACCCGCGCGTGGACATGGCCAGCGTGCCGAAGTCGAACTCCAGCCGTTCGCCGGGCGAGATCGGCTGCCCGTTCACCGCGATGATGTTGGTGCCATCGTCCCGGGTCAGCACGTCGTTGTTTTGCAAGGGGGCCAGCTCGGACCCATAAGCCTCGATCACCAGTGAGTCGTTCAGGGCGAAGCCATCGCCGGGGTCGACCACGGGGGGCTCGGGCTCGGCGGATTCGTTGCCTTCCTCGTCTACTGTCGTCTCGTACAGAAGGAAGGTGACGGTTGCGTCATCGGTATTGCCTTCGGCGTCTTGGACCGTGTGGGTGAACGTATGCTCGCCCAAAGGCGGGCCGGGCATATGCAACGGCGATGGCACAATGACCGAGCCGGTAAACGTGCCCCACAGAAAGAACAGCGTGATGACCGACAGGACCGAGGCCCAACGGTTCGGCGTCACGGCGCTTTCGTCGCCGAAGGTTACGGTCTTGAGGGCCGTATAGCCGGTGCGATTTGCCCCGCCCGAGATCAGGCGGACAGCGTAGAAACAGCCAATAAAGATTGCGACGTATATGAGGAGAGGGATCATGCGCTTGCCTCCGTCCGGCCCATAATTTCTTCTTCCATGTCCCAGATCATGCCAAGAATTTCTTCGCGAACCTCATGGAAACGTGGATCTTTCTTCACTTCGCGCAGATCGGCATCCACGCCCATATCCGCAAAGGGAAGTTGGTATTCCTTGTGGATGCGACCGGGGCGCGGGGCCATGACGATCAGACGTTCCCCCAGAAGCAGCGCCTCTTCAACGGAGTGGGTAATCAGGATGATGGTCTTGCCTGTCTCTTTCCACAGCTTCAGCACAAGGCTTTGCATCTTCTCACGGGTCAGCGCGTCCAGCGCGCCAAGGGGTTCATCCATCAAGATTACATCGGGGTCATTGGCCAGACAGCGGGCCAAAGCCACACGCTGCTGCATCCCGCCCGAAAGCTCGTAGATGGCTTTGTTCTTGAAGTCTTGCAGGCCGACGATATCCAGCAAGTGGTCCACGTTGGCACCGTATTCGGCTTCGCGCTGGCCCTTCATCCGGGGGCCGAAGCTGACGTTTTCCCGCACCGACATCCATTCAAACAACGCGCCCTTTTGGAACACCATGCCGCGTTCGGCATCGGGGCCGTGAACCGCGTGGCCGTTGAGTTCAATCACGCCCTCGGTGGGCGCAAGAAATCCGGCAACGATGTTGAGAAGCGTGGTCTTGCCGCAGCCCGAGGGGCCAAGGACAGACATGATTTCACCCTGTTTAATGTCGAGGGAGACATCTTGCAGCGCCTGCACCGCCCCGCCGCCGGGGATATCGAAGCGCATGGAGATATTGCGAATGGCCAAGCCGGTCATCTGCGGCCCTTCCGTGTCATATGTAGGTGTTGGAAGCGAAGCGTATAGGGGCCCGGTCAGCCCTTGAACGGTGACCGGACCCCCGAAGTTTGGTTCTTGCGCTTAGTTGGCCACAGCGTCGGTCAGCGGACCAGCGTTAACGCGATCGGTGTAGTCGTCCAGCGCCGCGTCGATGGAGCCCGCTTCCACGAAGACGTTTGCCACGCCGCCCATGAAGGTTGCCATGCCGCCGTCCATCCAGATCGGACCAAGCACTTCTTCAGCCGATGGGAAGGCCATTGTGCCGATAGCACCACGGGCAGCTTCCATATCCATACCAGCGGCGTCTGCGATATTGGCCAGCATCTCGTCGCTTGGGTCGGCGTTCCAACGGTCGTTGGCGGCCTGACCCACGGCCAGGAACTGAGCGACCAGATCGGGGTTCTCGGCCACGAACTCAGCCGGGGCAGAGATCACGTCGAACACCAGAATGCCAAGCTCGGTCTTTTCTTCACCGGTCAGAAGCACGTTGCCGTATTCCAACATGCGCGACAGGCCACCGCCGTAGCCACAGGCGAAGTCCACAGCGCCTTGAGACAAGGCTGCCGCACCTTCCGGTGGCGCCATGTCAACGATTTCCAGACCGGCAAGGTCGATGCCGAAGTGGTCCATCTGACGCAGGAAGCCGTAATGCGCGGCGGTGCCAAGCGGCACAGCAACACGGCGGCCCGCAAGCTCGCCCGCGTTTTCAGCGTCGATTTCAAGGTCGGAACGGACAACGCAGTTATCGTTGTCGGCATAGGTCACGGCAACGTCGATCACTTCGATGTCCTGACCGGCGGAAGCGGCCACAACGAAGGGCGGCAGGCCTTGGGAAACGGCGATTTGCACGTCGCCCGATGCCATGGCGGCGGACATGGCGGTACCGGTCTCGAAGGAGACCCAGTTCAGGTCAATGCCCATGGCTTCTTCAAACTCGCCATTGGCCCATGCGTCGTACAGAGGCAGCGGCCATTCAAGGAAGTAAGCAACGGTGATTTCTTCTACGTGGCCGTCTGCCAGAGCAGCTTGGCCGGACGCAAGGATCGCGGTGCCCGCGAGCAGCGATGCGATTGTCTTTTTCATTTGGTCTCTCCTGTCGGGATCGTCTTGTGTTTCGGCAATCACGTCGCGCCCGTCCGAGTTTTCCGGCCTCTATTCGCGTCGCCCCACCATATTCAGTCAACGGAACATAAGCCCCGCTCGGCAACAGCTAGGCAGTGAGGTTTCTTTGCGTCAAGAAAATTCTATAGGGCCAATTTGGGGGCAAAAAACGGCCAGAAGCCCGTTTGCCCGCGAAATACGCTGTCTCAACCAATGAGACCATTACGCTCAAAATTATCACCGTGAAACCTTGACGCTCCTTACGCGA
Proteins encoded:
- a CDS encoding ABC transporter substrate-binding protein; translation: MKKTIASLLAGTAILASGQAALADGHVEEITVAYFLEWPLPLYDAWANGEFEEAMGIDLNWVSFETGTAMSAAMASGDVQIAVSQGLPPFVVAASAGQDIEVIDVAVTYADNDNCVVRSDLEIDAENAGELAGRRVAVPLGTAAHYGFLRQMDHFGIDLAGLEIVDMAPPEGAAALSQGAVDFACGYGGGLSRMLEYGNVLLTGEEKTELGILVFDVISAPAEFVAENPDLVAQFLAVGQAANDRWNADPSDEMLANIADAAGMDMEAARGAIGTMAFPSAEEVLGPIWMDGGMATFMGGVANVFVEAGSIDAALDDYTDRVNAGPLTDAVAN